The genomic interval AGCCTCGCCCGAGATGCCCTCCATCAGGTCACCATCGCCGCAGATGGTATACACGCGATAGTCGATGAGCTTCTGGCCGTCTTTGTTGAACTGCGATTCCAACCAACGCTCGGCGATCGCCATACCCACGGAATTGGCGCAACCCTGTCCGAGTGGACCGGTGGTGGTCTCAACTCCGGGCGTCAGTCCATATTCCGGGTGACCGGGCGTTTTGGATCCCCACTGCCGGAAGTTTTTTATTTCATCGAGAGACAGGTCGTATCCGGTGAGATGCAGCATGGAGTAAAGCAGCATCGAGGCGTGCCCGTTGGAGAGGACGAAGCGGTCGCGATTCGCCCAGTTCGGGTTCTTCGGATTGTGCCGAAGATAACGGTCCCAGATCACATAGGCGAGCGGTGCCAGTGACATCGGCGTTCCCGGATGGCCGCTGTTTGCCTTTTGGACGGCATCCATGGAGAGCGTGCGGATGGTGTTGATGCATTGCAGTTCGAGCTTCTCGCCTGGTTTATCTTCGCTCGTCGGTCCACGTTTCGCAGCGGAAGCGGTATTCGCTTCCACCATATTCGCGGTTGCTCCCACGCGTGATTCGCCTGCACTGTTCGACATCTTGTTCACCTTTCTATGAATGCGTAATCGCCTTTTTGTATATGACGGTCGCGTCAAACGCAAGGAACCGACGCCACAAAACGCCGACAGCCGCACAATCGCGCGGCTGTCATTCCCACTTCTAGCCCGAAATCCGGCGCTATTTCAGCGTCACCAATTTGTCCACCAACTCGGAGTAATCGGTTTTTTCGATGCCATGAACCTTTTTGTTGAACTCGTCGATCTTGGACGAATAGTTCATGGAGCAGAATTTCGGCCCGCACATCGAGCAGAACGCAGCCTTGTAATAGTCGCCACCGGGCAACGTCTCATCGTGCATGGACCGAGCCGTCTCCGGATCGAGTGACAGGGCAAACTGCTTTTCCCAATCAAAGGTGTAACGAGCGTAGCTGAGCGCGTTGTCGCGATCCTGCGCTCCGGGACGATGACGCGCAACATCGGCAGCATGTGCCGCGATTTTGTACGCGATAATGCCGTCCTTCACGTCCTTCTCATTCGGAAGCCCGAGGTGTTCTTTCGGCGTCACGTAGCAGAGCATCGAGGCTCCGTACCAGCCGATCATGGCGGCGCCGATTGCGGATGTGATGTGGTCGTACCCAGGCGCGATGTCTATCACGAGCGGGCCGAGTGTATAGAACGGTGCGCCAAAGCAGTACTCGACTTCCTTGTCGACCTGGTCCTTGATCTTGTCCATCGGCACGTGCCCGGGGCCTTCGATCATCACCTGCACGTCTTCTTTCCAGGCCTTTGCGGTCAGTTCTCCGAGCGTCTTGAGTTCGGCGAACTGGGCTTCGTCGCTGGCGTCGGCGATGCAGCCAGGGCGAAGTCCGTCGCCGAGCGAGAAGGAGACGTCGTATTTCTTGAAGATTTTTACGATGTCGTCGAAGCGCTCGTACAGGAAGTTCTGCTTATGATGGTGGGCCATCCACTGCGCCAGAATTGCGCCGCCACGGCTCACAATGCCGGTGATGCGCTTGGAGATCATCGGCAGGTACTGAATGAGCACGCCGGCGTGGATAGTCATATAGTCCACACCCTGCTGCGCCTGCTCTTCTATGACCTCGAGCATGATGTCGGCGTTCAGATCTTCGACGCGTTTTACGCGGGCGATGGCTTCGTAAATCGGAACGGTACCAACCGGAATCGGCGAGTGGCGAAGAATAGCTTCGCGGATTTCATGAATGCCGCCGCCGGTGGAAAGATCCATCACCGTGTCGGCGCCGTAGTGGACCGACGTATGCAGCTTCTTCAGTTCTTCATCTACGTTGGAGGTAACGGCGGAATTTCCAATGTTGGAATTGATCTTGCATTTGGCGGCGATGCCAATCGCCATCGGCTCGAGTTCAGGATGGTTAATATTGGCCGGGATGATCATGCGGCCGGCAGCCACTTCGTCACGAACGGTCTCTGGAGAAATCAATTCCTTCTGCGCGACGTACTGCATCTCCTCGGTGATCACGCCCTTGCGAGCGAAGTGCATCTGGGAGAAATTATGGTCGCCGATGCGTTCGGCTTCCGCCCGGCGCTTTGCTGTC from Terriglobales bacterium carries:
- the thiC gene encoding phosphomethylpyrimidine synthase ThiC, with product MTNPNGNGNLAGRESGWIQRPRAEWTAKRRAEAERIGDHNFSQMHFARKGVITEEMQYVAQKELISPETVRDEVAAGRMIIPANINHPELEPMAIGIAAKCKINSNIGNSAVTSNVDEELKKLHTSVHYGADTVMDLSTGGGIHEIREAILRHSPIPVGTVPIYEAIARVKRVEDLNADIMLEVIEEQAQQGVDYMTIHAGVLIQYLPMISKRITGIVSRGGAILAQWMAHHHKQNFLYERFDDIVKIFKKYDVSFSLGDGLRPGCIADASDEAQFAELKTLGELTAKAWKEDVQVMIEGPGHVPMDKIKDQVDKEVEYCFGAPFYTLGPLVIDIAPGYDHITSAIGAAMIGWYGASMLCYVTPKEHLGLPNEKDVKDGIIAYKIAAHAADVARHRPGAQDRDNALSYARYTFDWEKQFALSLDPETARSMHDETLPGGDYYKAAFCSMCGPKFCSMNYSSKIDEFNKKVHGIEKTDYSELVDKLVTLK